The nucleotide sequence ATAGTAGCAGAACTGTTCCTGTTTTTGCTATTGCTGATGGAACGATTGTAGCCAAAGAGGATAATTGGACAGGTATAGTCATAAGGCATTCACCTGTTAATGGAAAGACATACTATTCTCAGTACGGCCATATCATACAGTTAACAGGAGATGAAGAACTAAATGGTAATGGTACGGAAGAGGTAAAACGTGGGAGAAAAATTGGTTATATAGGAGATGTCGGGCAACCGGGTAGTTTTCATCTTCATTTCGGGATTAGAAATAATTTTCATTTTAATCCAAAAACAACAGATGAATGGACAACAAATGATTTTAAAGATCTCTTGAAAGATAGAAAAAAGATATTTAGGGAGTACGAATCACTATAATGGACCCCTATTCTTGGACAGCTATTTAAGGTAGATTTTTTTCTAAAAATGCTGAATGTATTTTGGTGCGCTTGGCACGAGTCCGAAATTCATACAGCCACTACCGGAGAATCTACGCATGTCACGTAAAAGAAGAGTCCACTCAGCTGCATTTAAAGGAAAAGTTGCACTTGAAGCACTGAAAGAACTAAAGCCGATTAATGTACTGGCCTCCCAGTATGAGATTCAGCCAAACCAGATTAGCACCTGGAAAAAGCAGCTAAAAGAAGGAGTAACCGAAATATTCAGCCGAAAACGCGGTAAAGCAAAAGATGATTCCCGCAAGGCTGAAAAACGCTTATACGAAGAAATCGGTCGTCTGAAAATGGAGCTGGACTGGCTTAAAAAAAAAGTCTGAGCCCTACTCGGATCCCCTTGATTTAATTGATTCTCAGCATAGGTCGATCAGCATCCAGAGGCAATGTGAGCTGCTTGGCATCAGTCGATCCCGCTATTACTACAAGCCAGCGGTTGAGAGCGAACTGAACCTCAAATTGATGCGAATTATCGATGAGATCTACACCGACTGTCCTTTTTACGGAAGCAGACGGATGGTCATCGAGCTGGAACGGCGTGCTTTTCATGTTAACAGAAAACGGGTTCAACGGTTGATGCGCCTAATGGGGCTTGAGGCTATTTACCCGAAACCGAAACTAACTCATCGGAATATTGAACACAAAGTTTATCCATACCTTTTGAGGAACATCTTGATTGATCGTCCCAATCAGGTTTGGAGCACTGATATCACGTATATTCCGATGCAGAGCGGTTTCATGTATCTGACGGTAATTATTGACTGGTACAGCCGATACATCCTCAGTTGGCGTATATCCAATACGATGGATAACGATTTTTGTGTCGAAGCTCTTGATGAAGCATTAACTCATGGATTACCCGATATTTTTAATACAGATCAGGGAGTGCAATTCACAAGCAAGCAGTTTACACAACGCCTGACAGATGTTGATGTAAAAATCAGCATGGACGGCAAGGGCCGAGCACTGGATAATATTTTTGTCGAGCGTCTTTGGCGTACAGTAAAGTACGAAAATATCTACCTGAAAGACTATCGAAATGGCAATGAGTTATACCACGGTCTGGAAGAGTATTTTTCGTTTTATAACACTCGACGTCCTCATCAGTCTTTGGGGTACAGATCTCCTGAAGATATTCATTATTGCTCATGAGATACAGTCAAACAAATATAGGAGGAAATCACCAGATAAGAAAGTTTGTTGTTAGCCCGAAATCTATCTTAAATTATGCTAAATTTTGTGTTGACTATGGGGTCCACTTTACACCTCTTGCTCTTGTCAGAAGCTATCAGAATCCATATCAGCTAACTATTATAGTTGAGGACTCCGTAACCTATCCTGGTATTGGCGATAATGGTGAGATTAAGGGTAATAAAGTTGTTGATCCCGATAATGAAACGGTAGTCATCAAGGAACGTTTTTTTAAGGCTCACAATTTAGAAGAATGGTTCTATAAGGCGTATGATGAGAAATTAGGCATGAAGGCTCCTGCTGCTGGCTTGGCAGAAAGTCGAGGATTTGGTGGTAATTATCACTATGCCAAAACTGTACTGAAAACTCAAGTTCCTAGTGCAGGAAAATGGTTTTTTGATATACCGGAAGGCGGATATTATTCGGTTTATGTAAGTATACCTGCTGAAAATGCTACGACAAAAAATGCTAAGTATCAGATTTCTCACAATGGTCGAATAGATTACAAAACCGTGAATCAGGCCGAAATAGAAGGCCCTTTGGAGAACAGATGGGTACGCCTTGGTACGTATGATTTTGCTGAAGGGAATAACCACTATGTTAAACTCGCCAATAATACTGGAGAGGTAGGGAAATATATCGCTTTTGATGCGATTAAGTTTGTCAAGGTATACAGTAATCTTCCTGTCGTGTATTCAGTATCGCCAGCAACTGCTATTAAAGATGAAGATAAAAAGACAATCTTTACTGTAACCGGTCAGAATTTGGATTTAGTGGAATTGGAATTTTCGCTTGCCAACTGCGAGGGTATTACTGAGGTGACCAGCGGAAGTTCAACTTTGAAAGAATTCCAATGTAAGCCGACATCTACCGGGCAACACAGCGGAACGATAAAAGCAGGGGGAAGCATTCTGAAGGAATTCAGCGTTAAGGTGACAGACCCTCCTGTACCCACTTTGCAGAAAATTACTGTTCACCCCAAAAACGAGGAGGACGGTATTCTTTATGAAGGAGGACAGGCTTATTACGAGGCGGTGGGAACCTTTTCTGATGGAACTGAAAGTGTTATTACGGATCAGTGTACATGGTGGGCATCCCAGTATGCAACATCTCTTGGTAACGGACTTGTGGAGGCGTTGCTTGAAAGCGCTGATAACGAAGTGAGAATTACGGCAGTATATAGTGATGATACGATTTCTATTAGCGGAACGTATGAAACTGTTGTGACAAAACGGCCTATAATAGTTCGTTCAATATCGCCTACGAGTGTCACCTTAGGCGTAACAACTGATTTCACTATCACAGGAGAGAACTTGCCTGTCGAAAAATCAATATCCTTACGGCTTGAAGGCTGCGATGAGGAGAGGATGGAGCCGTTAGACAGTGCACGCTCAACGTATATCCAGTTTCGTTGTACACCAAGGAGTGACGTGAACCCCGGAATGAAGACCGGAGAGTTAACGTATCGACCCTACGGAGATTTGGAGACCTTGGCGACGTTCAGTATAGAGTTTCTTGAAGCCCCAACTCCGCCAGATGATGAGCAGCTAGTTTTAAAAGAAGTCAGGGTTAAAGCGAATGAAGACCTCTATGCAGGCAAGACTGCCACGTATCAGGCAAAAGCATATTTCTCGAATAATGTAGGAAATGGGGATTCCCTTAAAGTTCCCGGAGAGAAGGTTCTTAAAATTGTAGAGATTACTGGTGAATGCGCTTGGCAGGCATATGGGACAAATTATGTTACCTCTCTTGGGGGCGGACTAGTACAGCGCGGCGCAAATAACCCTATGCTTTTAACGGCAACCCATTAAATGTCCATTTGTATGGTTTTGCCATTGTCGCATTAAAGTAATCAATAAAGTCGAGCAATTTACTCCTGAGATCTTTTTTTGATGTAAAATTACCTCTTTTAATGATTTTCTTAGTAAGAATACCAAACCAAATTTCTACTTGATTGAGCCATGAACAGTGTTTTGGGGTATAAACAAAGCGAATTGCATGGTCTTTCTTCCTGAGAAATTCGGCTCTGCTTTTCATTGATTTCAAAATGCCTTGTTTCCCTTTGACGCCTAAATTATCTTTTATTTCGCATAATTCACTGACCAACTTGACAAGTGATTCCGACTTATGAGTATTGAGCTGATCAGCCACAAAGACCCACTCCCGAGTTTCCGGATCGCTTAATATAAGGCTTCGAATATGTTCGCAAAAATCATGTTCGTCCCGAGTGTCTCCTATGCTGGGAGAGACGACTTCACCGGTCACTACGTCAAAGTTTGCAATGAGCGAGAGTGTTCCGTGCCTGATGTACTCAAACTCAATCCGCTCCGGCTTTCCCGGCTCTATCTTTTTTGTCGGATTTTTCCTCTCAAGAGCCTGTATTCCGGTATTTTCATCAATACTGATGGTTCGCCTGCCGTTTATTACCGCCTTTCGGGGAGCTTCGTGGTATGTTTCACAGACATCTTTCACTTCTAAAACAAACAGTTCTTCATTGTCATGATTGGGATTGAGCCAATACCGACTATGATGAGGTTTCACATCGGTTTCTTTTTAAAAATCGGCCCACTTGACGGTCCGAAATTCCAGAGGTTATCCCACGCTTATTGCATTCATCCGCCAATTCCCTACTGCTCCATTGAGAAATTGGACGACCGCTTTCTTCGGGATGCTCCAGTGCAACTGCTAAAATCTGACAATATTGTTCTGAAGAATAAGTTACTGGTGCTCCCGGACGCGGATTATCTTTTAAAACTTCTCGAATACTTTTTTCCAACTGATTGGCATTTTGGGGATCAGTCTCTATTTGCATTAAAGTATCTTGGTTGGCCAGCCACTTGTATCTCCAATGTTTAACCTTGTCGATACTGCAACTCATGACTTTTGCAATCTTTGAGTTCGGTTTTCCTTTCTCAATCTCCAATATTAAAGAAGCCCGACTTACCTCACGAAAATCAGCTGTTGATTGTCGAGCTATTTTTGACAAAATTTCTTTCTGTTGTTCGGAAACAGCAATTGATGGCGATTTGGGTGTAGGCATTTTCGAATCCATGTGTTGCAAGATTGTTGTCAATATACGCAATCAAAAAGGATTCATGATACAATATTATTGTGCAAAAAAGCAGTGTTTAATTTACGCTGAGCTGTACTAGTACAGGCCAAACCAGGAACTGAAGGGCAAAATTTCAAGGTGAAGTGTACCTACTACCATAGCTTCAGCGGATTATCATCGACCGGCACTTGGGAGGATACCATTAAGTAATCGTCACAGGTAATACTAAAAAGAAAAGCCCTGAGTCCGCCTTGGATTCAGGGCTTTTCTTTTTTGCTACCATTGCTCCCCTTTCCCCGCTTCTCCTCCGTCCCTGTTGACAACACATACCCCCGACTTTTTTTATTGGCTACCCGTATCCGATCAGATACAATGAGACACATGAACACTATATTACGAACAAAAGTATTTGACGTATGACTCTCCAAGCTGAAAGATAATCGGGGAAAAGTGCGGATTGTCGAACGAATCCGTTGAATCTGCTTCAGATTTTGTTCCGCAACAGCACCTTGATGCATGTCTGCTTTCAGGTAAGCAATGATAGCTTGTAAATGCATTACTCCAGGTAAGCGTCCACGAACTCTCTCGGCTTCAGAACCTCTATTCTCTTATATCCAGAGATGTTCAGTAAGTGTTTATCCCCACTAACAATCAGCTTGCTTCCGCTGGCAATTGCACACTCAATAAATTTGTTGTCATCAGGATCTTCGCAGATTGTCTCTTTGATGCCTTCTGTTCCGACAAATTCTCCAAAGATGGTAAAGAGTTCTAGAATCGGCTCAATGTTAACAGAAGGGTATTTCACCGACAACTCCTTTCCCACGCGTTGATATTCCTCCAGTATTTGTGGACTGGTTCCCAAGCTCTGCTTGGGAACAGACACCGTGAAGCTCCGCTTCAAATAAGAAGCAGAGCTTCAGGAATACGTACTCCCAAGCTGGAGCTTGGGAGCGAGAATAAATAAGATCAACCTCAAATATTCGCCCTGAGTCCCCCCGGATTCAGGGCTTTTCTTTTTTTTTGCCCTTCTCTTCATCCTCCCGTAGTTGCAAAAAAGATCCCCATTCGTTATCATGCTTCCTGAAGGGAATCATACAGACCAGAAAACAGACAGTATATCAATTCAATGCAGAGGAGACGCCACAATGAACCAGGAAGACGACTTACCCACCGACGAAGAAGAGCTTATCGAGTTGGCCAAGAAGATTATTAAGGCAATGACCAACAACCCGAAATTTTCAAATTTGCCCGTCTCCGTATCAGAGATGCAGGAGTCGCTTGATAAGCTTATCAAGACAAGAGAGGCGGAAGCTGCTATCTGTGAAGAACAGAAGCGGGTCAAGAAGAAACTGCAGGCCGCCTGGGAGGATGTGTGTTCTGCGCAGCAGAGGATACGGGCATATAACAGGAAGCATGGTATACGCGACAACAGCACCAACTTGTTGGCATCCGGCATGCCCGGACTGGCTAACCGTGTCTTCTCTCAGCTCCCTGACCAGGACGATACCTTGCAGATTCCAAAAAAGGACAAAAACACTGACTAAGGGGGCTCGACCAGAAAGCAGGAAAGGGAAGAAGGCAACCTGTTTCTCTTCCGACTGAGGTGCAGGCGCCTTTTATTCCCACTCGGCCAGATCCGCCCGTATCATCCTGATCTGCCGCATGATGGTTTCACGCTGAATGCTGAACCAAATCATTCCCCCGGCAACCAGTCCACCCAATACCATCAAGAGAATTGCTTTGCTCAGGCGGTCTTGCGGATAAAAATTGATCAGCTGGCCAGTAATATTTAAGACAAAGAAGATGACTCCGGTAAACAGAAAAGCACGCACCCGCAGGGCTATCCCCAAGGCGATGCCGACGAGACTCAGGCCCAGCGCCAGGACGAATACATAAAATTCCGGGCGCAGAAATACATCCAAGGCCGTGCCAGCGTATAAGGCGGCTAAGGCGGTGAGGCGTACCGCATTGAGGACACTGGGTTTCAGTTCCAGCATATGTAACTGGAGCATGACCAAGACCGTGATGGCCATGGGCACGGTATAGATCTGCACCAATCTATATCTATTATAGAGGCCGGGAAGCCAGAGATAGATGCCCATATTAAGAGCTAATAAGGCCAAATACACTGGCAGGCTTCGATGCTCATCACGCTGTATCAACAAAAAAACAGCGGTAGCAGCAAAGAGGGTGCTGCCAGCGTAGACCGAGCCGACCTGCCAGGGCACAGTACCTAAGGCCATGAGGGGAAAGAGCAGGGTGACCCGGTAAAGCGGGAGAGAGGTGGGCAGGGCACGTTGCAGGAGCAACACGACAAAGCCAGCACCCATCAAGGCAACCGTATCCCAGAGGGTAAAAGGTGCCAGGCCCGCCCAAAGCAAACGGACATAAGCTGCCAGGATCAGCATTACCGCAGTCAAACCATAGACCAGCAGGTTATGGCTTTTAATTTTGTGCATCCACAGGCCGGTCAGGAGTATTCCGGCTGCAATTGCCGCCACATTATCCCAATACCCCAAGAGCTGCATTGCCCTGCCGCTGCCAGCAGCTGGCGCGATAATCTCTGTGAGAAAAAACAGGACATGGCCCAGCCATTCCAGGGCTGCCACCATCGACAAGACCGGCATCAACCAACGGAATATCCATAATGCCCTCCTTTCCTCCTGAGGGGGAGAACCTGCCTCTGCTGACAGCTGCCATCCCCTTTGCATTCCTACAACCAACCAGCTCAACAAGGCGAACTGGAGGGCATTCCAGGGCAATAAGGCGGCCCATTGCGCCTGGGGCAGCCAGATCTTCCAGTGGAGATGCAGGGCGATGAGCAACAGGGCCACGCCTCCTGTCTGCCATTGCCGTGCTGTCTTTTGTGCTTCCGACAGTCCTAAGAGTCCTAAGACCACGCTTGACCCGCCCAACAGGACCAAGCTGAGCAGTTGTTCGCCCGCACTAAGATTCGGCATAAGGACCAGACCTAATAAGGCGATGCTGAATGTGACAGGTAAGCAATTTCGGGCGGCAGTACGCAGCTCTTCATGAAGATGAATTGAGGGTATAGAGAAATCCTTTGCCAAAAACAACAGGAGGAGAACACTCAGGCTGAAGAGAAGTGGCAGGCTGAGAGAGTTGATAAAAAGCAGGATCAACGCAGCCTGTCCGGCAACAATCAGCATGTGCGCAGTCAAGGAGCGTGGACGCAGCCAGAAGGCGTGCTCAAAAGACAGGGCCAGGGCTGCCCCAAGGGCCATGACCCGCCCGTCCACCCCAACTGGCAGATGAACAAGGCCCGCTTCATGGAAAAATGCAGAGAGTATGAGGAGGGTAAGACCACACAAGCCGCAACTGAACAGCAGAACCGGCCAGAAAAAAAGAGGCAAGGTCTGTTTCAGACGATTTTTCAGGAAGACCGGGAGATGAAGCAGCAGGTTGAGCCAGATCAGCAGCCCAGATACATACGCTACTGATGGAGAGCCGGGCAGCAGCTGCAGCAGCTCACTGACAACACTCCCGTTGCTCGTTGTGGGCAAAGGCAGGAGAGGAAACAGCTCCAAGAGGAGCAAGGCACCGGTCCAGGTCAAAGAGAAGGAGGACAGCCAGGTGAGCCAGTGCCAGCCAGCTGTGCCTTGGAGCAGGAAGAGATGCAGGGTTGCAAGCGCCAGCAGGGGCCAGGAAAGATGGTGGTTTATTATAGTCCATGTCCCAACGCTGCCCAACAAGAGGATAAAACTTAATACTAAGGAAAAATCGGGAGAAATGGCCCATTGCGGCCAACGCAGATTCAAACGGGGCAAGGCATGGGTGCCTGCGGCCCAGAGGATGAAGGTCCAGCCTGTTACTGCCAGGGCAAGAGACCCCGGTTTTCCCGCCCCCAAAGAAAGCAGGTGCAAAGGCAGGAAGTTGCAAAAGCTGATAAAGGCAAGGGTCAAGAGCAGCGGCAGAGCAAGGCCTCTGAGCATCCGCGAGGTGTCTGATGAACGAGTCAGCAGCGGGATTTGGCCCAGGGCCAGCAAGACGAATATTGCGGGCAGCCAGATAGGTATTGCCTGTGGCCATCCTGTCCGCAGCAGGTGCAGGCTTTCTCCTAAGGCCCAGCAATAGCTCAGGAAGGGCACCGCCAGCAGGAGCCATGCCCCTATTCCCAACTCAGCTGTTCCCTCTTTTGCCTTCTCCAGGAAAACCAAAGCAATGCTCAAACCGCTCAATAGGACCAGGATGAGCAGACGTGCTTCCAGGGCAAGATCTGCAAACAGCAAGGTGGCCAAAGCGGCAGTATACAAAAACGGCAACCATTTCCAGATAACTTCTTTGCGTATTTTTGTGAGAGATACGGCATCTCCCTGCTCCTCTTCCTGCTCATCCTCTGCGCTGGACAGAGACAGGAAATAAATCGTTTGCAGCAGGGCGGCCCACAACACCAACAGCAGCGGCACCTGAACCATGGCTGCTGCTGTTTTCAAGAGCAGCACACCGTTTGTCAGGGCAAGGAGAAGAAGATGGGCGAAGAAAAATCTCCATCGCACAGGGAAACGGGAAGAGAGAAGAAAGAGATGAAGAAACGAAAAGACTTGCACTGCTGCCAGGATAATGAGTACTGTCTGCTCTTGCAGACTGGTGAGCCAGGTTACGCTGTTCAGGATGTCCATGTTGAGGCAAAGGGCAGAAACAACCAGGGTCAACAGGACCAGGACAGCGCAGAGCAACAGGCAGGGCCAGAAGAAGAAGGCCCTTTGCAGGCGACGCTGCGTCACGGAAGGTGGTGCATCTCTGCCCGTTATTCGTAGGATGATGGGCATAATTTGGACGACCAGGTTGAGCCATACGGCTGCGCTGATCAGCAAGGGCAGATGCAAAGGACCTTGTCCTTGGGGAAGAAGAACAAGCAGCAGATCAAGACCGCTGACCGTAACAGCCAGGCCAGCCAGCCAGGGCAACCACGGCCAAGGTACAGTGCAGCAGATCAGCAGCAGATACCCTGTTGCCCCGAGCAATATGGGCCAAAAAGGCAGGCCCGAACCCCCTGAGGCGAGCAATCGTGCCAACAAGCTGGAGACCAAGGTGGTCAAGACCAGAGCCAGCCCTGCAATGGGCCAGGGGGCAGGGGGGAGAAAACAGTGCGGAAACCGGGCATTCAATCTTGGCAGCAGGAAGACCCCTGTCCCCAGCAGGACGAGGCTCCAAACTATGAGGACATACGGAAAGAGATAGGTATTGCCGGTAAAGGAACTGGTCAGGGCCATGGTTAAAAAGACGACTATGCCGACACTACCGACATTGCCGACATTGCGAAGACGAGTTCTATCCCCGATGGTGTGCAGAATGGATTGGCAAGAGAAGGCCAAGGCCATAAAGAACCAGGGCAAGCCGAGTTCGGTATTTCCCATTTTCAGACTTTGCCCAAACAACAAGGTATTGCAGAGCAATGCCCAGAGAAAGAGGATAATCGCGCTATGCTGCACAGGGCGACGGTATAGACTTTCATCAGAGGTATGAAGCAGGTAGGCTGTCAAGGAAAGTGCGGTTGCGAGCAGGGTCAGCATGGGAGCAGCATGCCGGACCTGGAGCAGGGTTGGCAAAGAAAGGGCAGCCAGCCAGGCATACAGGGTGCAGCCCATCAGAGCGGCGTAGCCGATGAACAGGTAGCTGTGCAAGCGCAGGGTATAACGTTGTCCGCTCTGCCAGAGAAAAAGCAGGACAAAGGCGAGGGCCATGAGCAAGGCGGCAAAGGGAAGGGGGATTTCCCGGAAAGGAGCGCCACCCTGAGCCGCTGTAATGACAGACCAACAAGCCACACCTGTACTGAAAAAAGCAAAGAACAAGGCGGTCCAATGGAGTGTCTGTTCACTGAGTCTACTGCCGCCGAGATCTCCGTAGCCGCCCTGCCATCCCAGAAGGTTGACAAGTCGAAGAGCAAATGCTGTGCGCAGGAGCAGGCTGCATCGCCAGAGCAACAGG is from Candidatus Electrothrix sp. GW3-4 and encodes:
- a CDS encoding transposase → MKPHHSRYWLNPNHDNEELFVLEVKDVCETYHEAPRKAVINGRRTISIDENTGIQALERKNPTKKIEPGKPERIEFEYIRHGTLSLIANFDVVTGEVVSPSIGDTRDEHDFCEHIRSLILSDPETREWVFVADQLNTHKSESLVKLVSELCEIKDNLGVKGKQGILKSMKSRAEFLRKKDHAIRFVYTPKHCSWLNQVEIWFGILTKKIIKRGNFTSKKDLRSKLLDFIDYFNATMAKPYKWTFNGLPLKA
- a CDS encoding helix-turn-helix domain-containing protein, whose amino-acid sequence is MPTPKSPSIAVSEQQKEILSKIARQSTADFREVSRASLILEIEKGKPNSKIAKVMSCSIDKVKHWRYKWLANQDTLMQIETDPQNANQLEKSIREVLKDNPRPGAPVTYSSEQYCQILAVALEHPEESGRPISQWSSRELADECNKRGITSGISDRQVGRFLKRNRCETSS
- a CDS encoding putative toxin-antitoxin system toxin component, PIN family; the protein is MSVPKQSLGTSPQILEEYQRVGKELSVKYPSVNIEPILELFTIFGEFVGTEGIKETICEDPDDNKFIECAIASGSKLIVSGDKHLLNISGYKRIEVLKPREFVDAYLE